A section of the Deinobacterium chartae genome encodes:
- a CDS encoding peptide chain release factor 3 translates to MDLKHEIQRRRTFAIISHPDAGKTTMTEKLLLYGGAIQQAGSVTAKQNQAHARSDWMSMEQQRGISISSSAMVFEYDGYHVNLLDTPGHQDFSEDTYRTLMAADSALMMLDAARGVQAQTEKLFAVCKNRGIPILTFMNKLDRPAMDFFELLEQVESTLKIKVAPLTWPIGSGPDFKGIFDLQRRQVLLFERVEHGRERAPVQVRDLEDEALADLIGADAHRQLREELELVEGALEPFDQEAFLRGEMTPVFWGSAMNNFGVENFLERFVTLTPPPAPLETTAGPLDPEAPFTGFIFKLQANMSKAHRDRTAYMRVASGRFERGMEVVHTRTGRSLRLSRAHSLFAQDRESVEEAFPGDIVGLVNPGVFRIGDVVSVNPKLRLHDFPRFTPESFMTAYAKDVSKRKAFRKGVEQLAEEGVVQVFYPTDGARDPLLGAVGHLQFEVFEHRMLEEYGVAVELMSSSFKLVRWLAGPTDKVERFARQVEDDQGRPVMLFRSVWDLEYAVEQNPDLEFLPQPKDLTVV, encoded by the coding sequence ATGGACCTCAAGCACGAAATTCAGCGGCGCCGGACGTTTGCGATCATCTCGCACCCGGACGCCGGTAAGACCACCATGACCGAGAAGCTGCTGCTGTACGGAGGTGCCATCCAGCAGGCAGGCAGCGTCACAGCCAAGCAGAACCAGGCGCATGCCCGCTCGGACTGGATGAGCATGGAGCAGCAGCGCGGTATTTCGATCTCGTCGTCGGCGATGGTGTTCGAGTACGACGGCTACCACGTGAACCTGCTCGACACGCCCGGACACCAGGACTTCTCCGAGGACACCTACCGCACCCTGATGGCCGCCGACTCGGCGCTGATGATGCTCGACGCGGCGCGCGGCGTGCAGGCCCAGACCGAGAAGCTGTTCGCGGTGTGCAAGAACCGCGGCATCCCGATCCTGACGTTCATGAACAAGCTCGACCGTCCGGCCATGGATTTCTTCGAGCTGCTCGAGCAGGTGGAGAGCACGCTGAAGATCAAGGTGGCCCCGCTGACCTGGCCGATCGGTTCGGGACCGGACTTCAAGGGAATCTTTGACCTGCAGCGCCGTCAGGTGCTGCTGTTCGAACGGGTCGAGCACGGCCGCGAGCGCGCGCCGGTGCAGGTGCGCGACCTCGAGGACGAGGCGCTCGCGGACCTGATCGGCGCGGACGCGCACCGTCAGTTACGCGAGGAGCTCGAATTGGTCGAAGGAGCCCTCGAGCCCTTCGATCAGGAGGCTTTCTTGCGCGGCGAGATGACCCCGGTGTTCTGGGGCTCGGCCATGAACAACTTCGGCGTGGAGAACTTCCTCGAGCGCTTCGTGACCCTCACGCCGCCGCCCGCGCCGCTGGAGACCACCGCCGGGCCGCTGGATCCCGAGGCTCCGTTTACCGGCTTCATCTTCAAGCTGCAGGCGAACATGAGCAAGGCGCACCGCGACCGCACCGCGTACATGCGGGTGGCTTCGGGGCGTTTCGAGCGCGGCATGGAGGTCGTACACACCCGCACCGGGCGCAGCCTGCGCCTGTCGCGCGCGCACAGCCTGTTCGCCCAGGACCGTGAAAGCGTCGAAGAGGCGTTCCCGGGCGACATCGTGGGCCTGGTGAACCCGGGCGTGTTCCGCATCGGCGACGTGGTGAGCGTGAACCCCAAGCTGCGCCTGCACGACTTTCCGCGCTTTACCCCTGAGAGCTTCATGACCGCTTACGCCAAGGACGTCTCCAAACGCAAGGCTTTCCGCAAGGGCGTTGAACAGCTGGCCGAGGAGGGGGTGGTGCAGGTGTTCTACCCGACCGACGGGGCGCGCGACCCGCTGTTGGGCGCAGTCGGCCACCTGCAGTTCGAGGTGTTCGAGCACCGCATGCTCGAGGAGTACGGCGTGGCGGTGGAGCTGATGTCGTCTTCGTTCAAGCTGGTGCGCTGGCTGGCCGGACCGACCGACAAGGTGGAGCGCTTCGCCCGTCAGGTCGAAGACGACCAGGGACGCCCGGTGATGCTGTTCCGCAGCGTGTGGGACCTCGAGTACGCCGTGGAGCAGAACCCGGACCTCGAGTTCTTGCCGCAGCCCAAGGACCTCACGGTCGTCTGA
- a CDS encoding HAD family hydrolase has translation MTAHGIILDMDGTLIDSNDAHARAWQRAFAEHHLEVPFDRIRPLIGMGSDQLLPRLAGIEKESLQGQALSEAWTRYFQEELPSLRPLDGARSLLEALRARGMRLVLASSGDPKLLDRLIGLVNIRDLLDGSTSSGDGASKPAPDTLQAALNQLGLPPEQVVMLGDTPHDLEAARRAGVRMIALRSGGFSDADLAGAAEIWNDPQDLGEHLEESLLGQSV, from the coding sequence ATGACAGCTCACGGCATCATTTTGGACATGGACGGCACCCTGATCGACTCGAACGACGCCCACGCCCGCGCGTGGCAGCGCGCCTTCGCCGAGCACCACCTCGAGGTGCCCTTCGATCGGATCCGCCCCCTGATCGGGATGGGCAGCGACCAGTTGCTGCCGCGCCTGGCCGGGATCGAAAAGGAGTCGCTGCAGGGACAGGCGCTGTCCGAAGCCTGGACCCGCTACTTTCAAGAGGAGCTGCCCTCGCTGCGCCCGCTCGACGGAGCCCGTTCGCTGCTCGAGGCCCTGCGGGCCCGCGGAATGCGGCTGGTGCTGGCGTCGTCGGGCGATCCCAAGCTGCTCGACCGCCTGATCGGGCTCGTCAACATCCGGGACCTGCTCGACGGCAGTACCTCGAGCGGCGACGGCGCCTCGAAGCCCGCTCCGGATACGCTGCAGGCGGCCCTGAATCAGCTGGGCCTGCCGCCCGAACAGGTGGTGATGCTCGGGGATACCCCGCACGACCTCGAGGCGGCCCGGAGGGCCGGGGTGCGCATGATCGCGCTGCGCAGCGGCGGTTTTTCCGACGCGGACCTTGCGGGGGCCGCCGAGATCTGGAACGATCCGCAAGACCTCGGGGAGCACCTGGAGGAATCGCTGCTCGGCCAGAGCGTGTGA
- a CDS encoding histidine triad nucleotide-binding protein, which translates to MNKTIFERIIDREIPSSIVYEDDAFIAIKDIAPKAPVHLLVIPKRLSTRLDEIEDVQDMGQLFLTATKVARQHLGDYRLVVNVGKGGGQEVFHTHVHILGGWADGAALHDIV; encoded by the coding sequence ATGAACAAGACCATCTTCGAGCGCATCATCGACCGCGAGATCCCCTCGAGCATCGTGTACGAAGACGACGCGTTCATCGCCATCAAGGACATCGCGCCCAAGGCCCCGGTGCACCTGCTGGTGATCCCCAAGCGCCTCTCGACCCGCCTTGACGAGATCGAGGACGTGCAGGACATGGGCCAGCTGTTCCTGACCGCCACCAAGGTTGCGCGTCAGCACCTGGGAGACTACCGTCTGGTGGTCAACGTGGGTAAAGGCGGCGGCCAGGAGGTGTTTCACACCCACGTGCACATCCTGGGCGGCTGGGCCGACGGAGCCGCGCTGCACGACATCGTCTGA
- the meaB gene encoding methylmalonyl Co-A mutase-associated GTPase MeaB: MQLSELIEGVRAGQRRALAKTITLLESRRADHQQQAQQLLEALLPQAGNALRIGISGVPGVGKSTFIEAFGMLLLGAGHRVAVLAVDPSSGRSGGSIMGDKTRMERLAADPRAFIRPSPSGGTLGGVARRTREAMVACEAAGFDVILVETVGVGQSEVAVASMTDVFVLLMLPTAGDELQGIKRGIMELADVVVINKADLHPKEANRAQSDYGNALRLLTPHGAAWKPRVLQASALSGQGLAQVWDTLLEYRSSLGTALMDKRARQTLEWFDTLLREEVWNAFVRQERTRALLPDLRERVRAGEISPSSAAALLLGERVPR, from the coding sequence GTGCAGCTCTCCGAACTGATCGAAGGGGTCCGGGCCGGTCAGCGGCGGGCGCTGGCCAAGACCATCACCTTGCTCGAGAGCCGCCGCGCCGACCACCAGCAGCAGGCGCAGCAACTGCTCGAGGCCTTGCTGCCGCAGGCCGGTAACGCGCTGCGCATCGGCATCTCGGGGGTGCCCGGGGTCGGCAAGAGCACCTTCATCGAGGCTTTTGGCATGCTGCTGCTCGGGGCCGGGCACCGGGTGGCGGTGCTGGCGGTGGACCCCTCGAGCGGCCGCAGCGGCGGCTCGATCATGGGCGACAAGACCCGTATGGAGCGCTTGGCCGCCGATCCGCGCGCCTTTATTCGCCCCAGCCCCTCGGGGGGCACGCTGGGCGGGGTGGCCCGCCGCACCCGCGAGGCGATGGTCGCCTGCGAGGCCGCCGGTTTCGACGTCATCCTGGTCGAGACCGTGGGCGTGGGGCAGAGCGAGGTGGCGGTCGCCTCGATGACCGACGTCTTCGTGCTGCTGATGCTGCCCACCGCCGGGGACGAACTGCAGGGCATCAAGCGCGGCATCATGGAACTGGCCGACGTGGTCGTGATCAACAAGGCCGACTTGCACCCCAAGGAGGCCAACCGTGCCCAGAGCGACTACGGCAATGCGCTGCGGCTGCTCACGCCGCACGGGGCCGCCTGGAAGCCCCGGGTGCTGCAGGCGAGTGCGCTCAGCGGCCAGGGCCTGGCGCAGGTCTGGGATACGCTGCTCGAGTACCGGAGCAGCCTGGGGACCGCCCTGATGGACAAGCGCGCCCGCCAGACCCTCGAGTGGTTCGACACCCTGCTGCGCGAGGAGGTCTGGAACGCTTTCGTGCGTCAGGAGCGTACCCGCGCCCTGTTGCCCGACCTGCGCGAGCGCGTGCGGGCAGGGGAGATCAGCCCCTCGAGCGCCGCGGCCCTGCTGCTGGGCGAACGGGTGCCGCGCTAG
- the scpA gene encoding methylmalonyl-CoA mutase codes for MKQYDLEDWKTLASKELRGQSPDTLNRVTPEGLTIKPLYTARDLEGLAYADTLPGLEPFVRGPRATMYAGRPWTIRQYAGFSTAEESNAFYRKNLAQGQKGLSVAFDLATHRGYDSDHPRVVGDVGKAGVAVDSVEDMKILFDGIPLDQMSVSMTMNGAVLPILAGFIVAGEEQGVPRAQLSGTIQNDILKEFMVRNTYIYPPAPSMRIIADIIEYTAREMPRFNSISISGYHLQEAGANAALELAYTLADGLEYVRAALSKGLNIDEFAPRLSFFFAIGMNFLTEIAKLRAARLLWAQLMEQFEPKNPLSKALRTHCQTSGWSLTEQDPYNNVVRTALEALAAVLGGTQSLHTNSFDEAIGLPTEFSARIARNTQLIIQEETDVTHIIDPFGGSYAMERLTQDLADKAMEIIREVEAMGGMAKAVESGIPKLRIEESAARKQARIDRGEDVIVGVNRYRLEQETPVEVLEIDNTRVREQQIARLERIRATRDPAAVGAALAALEDAARSGEGNLLALSVEAMRARATVGEISYALEKVYGRHRAEIRSVQGVYAQGYAGDAEFEALRAEIETFAGEEGRRPRMLVVKMGQDGHDRGAKVIATAFADLGFDVDVGPLFQTPEEAARQAIENDVHVVGVSSQAAGHKTLIPQLIEELRAQGAGDILVIAGGVIPQQDYEFLRAAGVAGIFGPGTVIVRAAREILETLRRNRVGVA; via the coding sequence ATGAAACAATACGACCTCGAGGACTGGAAGACCCTGGCCAGCAAGGAGTTACGCGGCCAGAGCCCGGATACCCTCAACCGCGTCACTCCCGAAGGCCTGACCATCAAACCGCTGTACACCGCCCGCGACCTCGAGGGCCTTGCCTACGCCGACACCCTGCCGGGCCTCGAGCCCTTCGTGCGCGGTCCGCGTGCCACCATGTACGCCGGTCGCCCCTGGACCATCCGGCAGTACGCGGGCTTTTCCACCGCCGAGGAATCCAACGCCTTTTACCGCAAGAACCTGGCGCAGGGCCAAAAGGGCCTCTCGGTGGCCTTTGACCTCGCCACCCACCGCGGCTACGACTCGGACCATCCCCGCGTGGTGGGCGACGTGGGCAAGGCGGGCGTGGCGGTCGACTCGGTCGAGGACATGAAGATCCTCTTTGACGGCATTCCCCTGGACCAGATGTCGGTGTCCATGACCATGAACGGCGCCGTGCTGCCGATCCTGGCGGGCTTCATCGTGGCGGGCGAGGAGCAGGGTGTGCCCCGCGCGCAGCTCAGCGGCACCATCCAGAACGACATCCTCAAGGAGTTCATGGTCCGCAACACCTACATCTACCCGCCTGCGCCCTCGATGCGGATCATCGCCGACATCATCGAGTACACCGCGCGCGAGATGCCGCGCTTCAACTCGATCTCGATCTCGGGCTACCACCTGCAAGAAGCCGGGGCCAACGCCGCCCTCGAGCTCGCCTACACCCTGGCCGACGGCCTCGAGTACGTGCGTGCGGCGCTGTCCAAGGGCCTGAACATCGACGAGTTCGCTCCGCGGCTCTCGTTCTTCTTTGCCATCGGCATGAACTTCCTGACCGAGATCGCCAAGCTGCGCGCCGCGCGGCTGCTGTGGGCGCAGCTCATGGAGCAGTTCGAGCCGAAAAACCCGCTGTCCAAAGCACTCCGCACCCACTGCCAGACCTCGGGCTGGAGCCTCACCGAGCAGGACCCGTACAACAACGTCGTCCGTACGGCCCTCGAGGCCCTGGCAGCGGTGCTCGGCGGCACCCAGAGCCTGCACACCAACTCGTTTGACGAGGCCATCGGGCTGCCCACCGAGTTCTCGGCGCGCATCGCCCGCAACACGCAACTGATCATCCAGGAAGAAACCGACGTCACGCACATCATCGACCCCTTTGGCGGCTCGTACGCCATGGAGCGCCTCACCCAGGACCTGGCCGACAAGGCCATGGAGATCATCCGCGAGGTGGAGGCCATGGGCGGTATGGCCAAGGCGGTCGAGAGCGGCATTCCCAAGCTGCGCATCGAGGAGAGTGCGGCGCGCAAGCAGGCCCGCATCGACCGCGGCGAGGACGTGATCGTAGGGGTCAACCGCTACCGCCTCGAGCAGGAGACGCCGGTCGAGGTCCTCGAGATTGACAACACCCGCGTGCGTGAGCAGCAGATCGCCCGGCTCGAACGCATCCGCGCCACCCGCGACCCGGCGGCGGTTGGCGCAGCCTTGGCGGCCCTCGAGGACGCGGCGCGCTCGGGCGAGGGCAACCTGCTGGCCCTGTCGGTCGAGGCGATGCGCGCGCGCGCCACGGTGGGCGAGATCAGCTACGCCCTCGAGAAGGTGTACGGCCGTCACCGCGCCGAGATCCGCTCGGTGCAGGGCGTGTACGCCCAGGGCTACGCGGGCGACGCCGAGTTCGAGGCGCTCCGGGCGGAAATCGAGACCTTCGCCGGGGAGGAAGGGCGCCGTCCGCGCATGCTGGTGGTCAAGATGGGCCAAGACGGTCACGACCGCGGCGCGAAGGTGATCGCCACGGCCTTTGCGGACCTGGGCTTTGACGTGGACGTGGGACCGCTGTTCCAGACCCCCGAGGAGGCCGCGCGGCAGGCGATCGAGAACGACGTGCACGTGGTCGGGGTCTCCAGTCAGGCCGCCGGGCACAAGACCTTGATTCCGCAGTTGATCGAAGAACTGCGCGCCCAGGGTGCCGGAGACATCCTGGTGATCGCGGGCGGCGTGATTCCGCAGCAGGACTACGAATTCCTGCGTGCGGCCGGGGTGGCGGGAATTTTCGGACCCGGAACCGTGATCGTGCGTGCGGCCCGCGAAATCCTCGAGACGCTGCGCCGCAATCGCGTGGGTGTGGCGTGA